The Flavobacterium jumunjinense genome includes a region encoding these proteins:
- a CDS encoding 1-aminocyclopropane-1-carboxylate deaminase/D-cysteine desulfhydrase yields MNEKIEISLPNNIQLYIKREDLLHPLISGNKFRKLKYNIQEAKDTKSKLLITFGGAYSNHILATAAAGKEYDFSTLGFIRGDELKDKVLENPTLSNAQDLGMSFEFISRELFSKKEDVSFVSGIQEKYPNSYILPEGGTNELAIKGCEEILNEEDKTFDFVCCAVGTGGTISGIINSSFENQKIIGFSALKGDFLSDVICKFVTKKNWIINSDYHFGGYGKITDELVDHLNEFHSKTNIPLDPIYTGKMVYGILDLIKKQYFPKNSKILIIHTGGLQGGKGVNLVRKQKNKTLLHYL; encoded by the coding sequence GTGAATGAGAAAATAGAAATATCTTTACCTAATAATATTCAGCTCTATATTAAACGAGAAGATTTATTGCATCCATTAATTTCGGGAAATAAATTCAGAAAGTTAAAATATAATATTCAAGAAGCTAAAGATACAAAATCGAAATTGTTGATTACTTTTGGAGGGGCTTATTCTAATCATATTTTAGCTACAGCAGCAGCTGGGAAAGAATATGATTTTTCTACATTAGGATTTATTCGAGGAGATGAATTAAAAGATAAAGTTTTAGAAAATCCAACATTATCAAATGCACAAGATTTAGGAATGAGTTTCGAGTTTATTTCTAGAGAATTGTTTTCTAAGAAGGAAGATGTCTCTTTTGTTTCTGGGATTCAAGAAAAATATCCGAATAGTTATATTCTTCCAGAAGGAGGTACAAATGAATTAGCGATAAAAGGATGTGAAGAGATTTTAAATGAAGAAGATAAAACGTTCGATTTTGTATGTTGTGCAGTTGGAACGGGAGGAACAATTTCTGGAATCATTAATTCTTCATTTGAAAATCAGAAGATAATTGGCTTTTCTGCATTAAAAGGAGATTTTTTGTCTGATGTAATTTGTAAGTTTGTAACAAAAAAGAATTGGATTATTAATTCCGATTATCATTTTGGAGGTTATGGTAAAATTACAGATGAGTTAGTTGACCATTTAAATGAATTTCATTCAAAGACGAATATTCCGTTAGATCCAATTTATACAGGAAAAATGGTTTATGGTATTTTAGACTTAATAAAAAAACAATATTTTCCTAAAAATTCAAAAATATTAATCATTCATACGGGTGGTTTGCAAGGAGGAAAAGGGGTTAATTTAGTTAGAAAGCAAAAAAACAAAACGCTATTACATTATTTATGA
- a CDS encoding glucosaminidase domain-containing protein, whose translation MIKKIIYFIIVIFITSCGASRGKGSSHAKNRVTKKTPKRTVTVTTRKIVTKKPVVLDNTATSTSEELEATSKVSVTYRNVSDYIDGFKDIAKQNMEEYGIPASITLAQGILESGAGNGRLSREANNHFGIKCHKGWNGPSITHDDDAAQECFRKYNDPSESYKDHSLFLTSRSRYNGLFKLDKGDYEGWAKGLKSAGYATDPKYPTKLISIIERYELFQYDNEILSRENTKKQDRVVVEEGIVNGTTYEIQKGDTLYSISRKFNMSVDEIKKVNGLNDNSLSIGQKIKVK comes from the coding sequence ATGATTAAGAAAATAATATATTTTATTATTGTGATTTTTATTACAAGCTGTGGTGCTTCAAGAGGTAAGGGAAGTAGTCATGCTAAAAATAGAGTAACAAAAAAAACTCCCAAGAGAACAGTCACTGTTACTACAAGAAAAATTGTAACTAAGAAGCCAGTAGTTTTGGATAATACGGCAACAAGTACATCAGAAGAATTAGAAGCAACTTCTAAGGTTTCAGTTACGTATAGAAATGTTAGCGATTATATAGATGGTTTTAAGGATATTGCTAAACAAAACATGGAAGAATACGGTATTCCTGCAAGTATAACTTTGGCTCAAGGAATCCTAGAATCGGGTGCGGGTAATGGTCGATTGAGTAGAGAAGCAAATAATCATTTCGGAATAAAATGTCACAAGGGATGGAATGGACCATCAATTACTCATGATGATGATGCGGCACAAGAATGTTTTAGAAAATATAATGACCCTTCAGAATCATATAAGGATCACTCCTTGTTTTTAACATCAAGAAGTAGGTATAACGGATTGTTTAAGTTAGATAAAGGTGATTATGAAGGTTGGGCAAAAGGATTGAAATCTGCGGGTTATGCTACAGATCCAAAATATCCTACAAAATTAATTAGTATTATTGAAAGATATGAATTGTTTCAATATGATAATGAAATTTTGAGCAGAGAGAATACGAAAAAACAAGATAGAGTAGTAGTTGAAGAAGGAATTGTTAATGGAACTACCTATGAAATTCAGAAAGGCGATACACTATATTCAATATCAAGAAAATTTAATATGTCTGTTGATGAAATAAAAAAGGTAAACGGATTGAATGATAATTCGTTATCAATTGGACAAAAAATAAAAGTAAAATAA
- a CDS encoding T9SS sorting signal type C domain-containing protein has translation MKKILLIFGIVCLGFVDLNAQMYVSPSSYVFVNDQYVYVKQDVNLANNGNFYLRNSSQLLQGSTGSGTNTGLGSLSVFQEGTSNNFGYNYWCSPVGVPSASVGNSNFGITRLFRPTAITTSATPTILASNVSNGTTTNSSLSIASKWIYKFVQANQYGSWTYVGNATTIAPGEGFTMKGVSGSDTTVADAVETKQNNPGNNQRYDFRGLPNEGTINIPVANVAGPNPNRTLTGNPYPSAINLNLFLLENSGYTVNYSTGATTFVGSPIIDGNAYFWEHSKSASSHYLNTYVGGYGTYSPNNTNAFSVGTYVAPTWNTYNNDGTLNTTGTSSGSTYKRMFAPVGQGFKIQGVVASGNAQMKNAYRVFVKEGVASNSQFEKNANTTNSGNNTWDEIPNVANVDYTQFSKNQVPQFKIQTILNDQFTRETAVAFNENATDGYDVALDAVTSESSLPRDTYFPIEGDKQFVITTLAFDEDKRIPLAFKGDIQTTFKVTVSELLNFDLANNIYVHDKEMDTYYDIKNDSFSITLPPGVNTTRFEITFKNADSTLGNPTEIADSFQVYQNNDSGVLTVFNSLNKDVASLSLYDVTGKRVLNKLNLGTAEQYEISTSSLSEGIYIVKVQTKDNLSVSKKVSIFKK, from the coding sequence ATGAAAAAAATACTACTAATCTTTGGAATTGTTTGTTTAGGCTTTGTAGATCTAAATGCACAAATGTATGTTAGTCCAAGCAGTTACGTGTTTGTTAATGATCAATATGTATATGTAAAGCAAGATGTGAATTTGGCGAATAATGGTAATTTCTATTTAAGAAATTCATCACAATTGCTTCAAGGATCAACTGGAAGTGGAACAAATACAGGATTGGGAAGTTTGTCAGTCTTTCAAGAAGGTACTTCTAATAATTTTGGATATAACTACTGGTGTTCTCCAGTTGGAGTTCCTTCAGCTTCTGTTGGGAATTCAAATTTTGGAATAACAAGGTTGTTTAGACCAACAGCAATAACGACAAGTGCTACTCCAACAATTTTAGCTTCAAATGTAAGTAATGGTACAACTACTAATAGTTCACTTTCTATTGCTTCAAAATGGATTTATAAATTTGTTCAAGCGAATCAATATGGTTCATGGACTTATGTTGGTAATGCTACAACTATTGCTCCTGGAGAAGGCTTTACAATGAAAGGTGTTTCTGGTAGTGATACAACAGTTGCCGATGCGGTAGAAACAAAACAAAATAATCCGGGTAATAACCAAAGATATGATTTTAGAGGTTTACCTAATGAAGGAACAATTAATATTCCAGTAGCTAATGTAGCTGGGCCTAATCCTAATAGAACATTAACTGGTAATCCTTATCCTTCTGCTATTAATTTAAATTTATTTTTATTAGAAAATAGTGGTTATACAGTGAATTATTCTACTGGTGCAACAACCTTTGTAGGTTCTCCAATTATAGATGGAAATGCTTATTTTTGGGAACATTCAAAATCTGCTAGTTCTCATTATTTAAATACTTATGTTGGAGGTTATGGGACTTATTCTCCTAATAACACAAATGCCTTTTCTGTAGGAACTTATGTTGCTCCAACATGGAATACATATAATAATGATGGTACTTTAAATACTACTGGTACTTCTTCAGGAAGTACATATAAAAGAATGTTTGCACCAGTTGGACAAGGTTTTAAGATTCAAGGAGTGGTTGCATCTGGAAATGCGCAAATGAAAAATGCATATCGTGTTTTTGTGAAAGAGGGTGTTGCTAGTAATTCACAATTCGAAAAAAATGCGAATACGACTAATTCTGGAAATAATACTTGGGATGAAATTCCTAACGTTGCAAATGTAGATTATACTCAGTTTTCAAAAAATCAGGTGCCTCAGTTTAAAATACAAACAATATTAAATGATCAGTTTACTAGAGAAACAGCAGTTGCATTTAATGAAAATGCTACTGATGGCTATGATGTTGCTTTAGATGCAGTAACTTCGGAATCAAGTTTGCCTAGAGATACTTATTTTCCAATAGAAGGTGATAAACAATTCGTAATTACAACACTTGCTTTTGATGAGGATAAAAGAATACCTTTAGCTTTTAAAGGAGATATTCAAACTACATTTAAAGTAACAGTTTCTGAATTATTGAATTTTGATTTAGCTAATAATATTTATGTTCATGATAAGGAAATGGATACGTATTATGATATAAAAAACGATAGTTTTTCAATAACATTACCACCTGGAGTTAATACTACTCGTTTTGAAATTACTTTTAAAAACGCAGATAGTACATTAGGTAATCCTACTGAAATTGCAGATTCTTTTCAAGTGTATCAAAATAATGATAGTGGAGTATTAACAGTGTTCAACTCATTAAATAAAGATGTAGCTTCTTTAAGTCTATATGATGTGACAGGTAAAAGAGTTTTAAATAAATTAAACTTAGGTACAGCAGAACAATATGAAATATCTACTTCATCTTTAAGTGAAGGGATTTATATTGTTAAAGTTCAAACTAAAGATAATTTAAGTGTAAGTAAAAAAGTATCTATCTTTAAAAAATAA
- the hemL gene encoding glutamate-1-semialdehyde 2,1-aminomutase, which produces MLYKRSSELFVEANKVIPGGVNSPVRAFKAVGGTPIFIKEAKGPYLFDEDGNKYIDYINSWGPMILGHAYEPVVNAVIDRAKKGTSFGTPTALETQIAELAVAMVPNIDKIRFVSSGTEACMSAIRLARGFTKKEKIIKFSGCYHGHSDSFLIAAGSGAITFGIPNSPGVTSGTAKDTLLAKFNDIENVKALFESNKNEIAALIIEPVAGNMGCVPPQNEFLSQLRQVCTENNCLLVFDEVMTGFRLAKGGAQELYNVKADIVCYGKVIGGGLPVGAFAAREEIMNYLSPLGPVYQAGTLSGNPLAMAAGYEMLKALNTDAAIFDRLDEKTAYLEKGIRSVLSAKNIIYTINRVGSMISVHFDEGAVCDFETAKNGDNDTFKKFFHGLLKRGVYIAPSAYETWFITDALTYEDLDYTIKAIDEVADEL; this is translated from the coding sequence ATGTTATATAAAAGAAGTAGCGAATTATTTGTTGAAGCAAACAAAGTAATTCCTGGAGGTGTAAATTCTCCAGTAAGAGCATTTAAAGCAGTTGGAGGTACTCCTATTTTTATTAAAGAAGCAAAAGGACCCTATTTATTTGATGAAGATGGTAATAAATATATAGATTATATAAACTCTTGGGGGCCTATGATTTTAGGTCATGCCTATGAACCAGTTGTTAATGCAGTAATTGATAGAGCAAAAAAGGGAACTTCTTTTGGAACACCAACTGCTTTAGAAACTCAAATTGCTGAATTAGCAGTGGCAATGGTACCTAATATTGATAAAATCCGATTTGTAAGTTCTGGTACAGAAGCATGTATGAGTGCTATTCGTTTGGCAAGAGGTTTTACTAAGAAAGAAAAAATAATAAAATTTTCAGGATGCTATCATGGGCATTCAGATTCATTTTTGATTGCTGCAGGAAGTGGAGCTATTACTTTTGGAATTCCAAACAGTCCTGGTGTGACTTCAGGAACTGCAAAGGATACTTTATTAGCCAAATTTAATGACATTGAAAATGTAAAAGCATTATTTGAATCGAACAAAAATGAAATTGCAGCCCTAATTATTGAACCTGTTGCAGGGAACATGGGGTGTGTTCCTCCACAGAATGAATTTTTAAGTCAATTGAGGCAAGTTTGTACAGAAAACAACTGTTTGTTAGTCTTTGATGAAGTAATGACTGGATTTCGCTTAGCAAAAGGTGGAGCACAAGAGCTTTATAATGTAAAAGCAGATATTGTTTGTTATGGAAAAGTAATTGGTGGTGGTTTACCTGTTGGTGCTTTTGCTGCAAGAGAAGAAATTATGAATTATCTTTCTCCTTTAGGACCAGTATATCAAGCAGGAACATTATCAGGAAATCCTTTAGCAATGGCAGCTGGATATGAAATGTTAAAAGCATTGAATACAGATGCTGCAATTTTTGATAGACTTGACGAGAAAACTGCCTATTTAGAAAAAGGTATTCGTAGCGTATTATCGGCTAAGAATATAATTTATACCATAAATAGAGTAGGCTCTATGATTTCTGTGCATTTTGACGAAGGTGCAGTGTGTGATTTTGAAACGGCTAAAAATGGAGATAACGATACTTTTAAGAAATTCTTTCATGGATTGCTTAAAAGAGGAGTATATATTGCTCCTTCTGCTTATGAGACTTGGTTTATTACTGATGCTCTAACTTATGAAGATTTAGATTATACTATAAAAGCAATTGATGAAGTTGCAGACGAATTATAA